Below is a genomic region from Streptomyces sp. RPA4-2.
CGGCAGTCCCCTCGAACCGGACGCGGGGTGGCTGGTGGGCGTGGCCCTGCTCGGCCGGCCGCTGCTTCCGGAACTGGCCGGCCACGTCTGGGCCCGACTGGGCCTTCCCGGCGAGCCCGGCCTGCGCCGAGCGGCACACCTCGAACCGCTGCCACCGCGGTCCCCGGCCGCCGCAGCGGGCCCGCTCCCCGGCCCGCTCACCCCGGCGAGCCTGCGGCAGTACGTGCACCTCCAGGAACCGGAGTGAGGGAAGCAGCGGGTGTGACCCGGGGACAGGGGCGCCGAGTCACTCTCGTCGGTGGCGGGCAGAGACGAACGCGCCGGAGGTCAGGTACGTGCGGGCGCGGCGCGTGCGGCCGTCATGGATTCATGAGCGGCCACGCGCGGTTCCTCCGAGGACCGGTGGGAGTCAGGGCGCATCGGCCACCATCGGGCGCGTCATGCCGACCATCATGCGGCGAGCAGCCGTGCCGTGTCGGGAACAATGGGCTCGTGAGCGACGTCATGGCTGAACACGAGGCGCACGCCGAACAGTTGGAGCGAAGGGTGTACGTCGGCCTGCGCGAGGACAACCTCGACCCGCGGCACGTCGTCGCCCTCGCCTGCGAACTGCTCGACCGGTCCCACTGCACCGACGCCGTCCTGGAGGTCGTCGAGCGGAGTCCCGCCGAGGTGTCGCCTGCGGAGATGACCGCCCTGGCCCGGCGCATCCTGGACGACACGGGCTTCGAGCCCGGGTTCGACCTCGCCCCCGAGCGTCTGGAGGTGTTGCGCACGGCACTGCGGATCGTAGCCCGCGACCTGCACACCCGTGGGATCGACGGCGCACCGGAGATCGAGGTCCTGGAGGACTGGTTCCCGGTGGGAGCCGGGGTCCGCCTCGCCGACGGCGAACGGCTCGACTGGGGCAGCCCCATCCTGCCGAACATGTGTGACGACCCCGCCATGGCACTCACCAGCCTGGCGACCATGATTCAGGAGAGCTTGCTCGAACGGACGTGGAGGGTCTGGCCGGTGTGCCCCCGACATGACCTCGGCGTCCATGGCTCGGAGCGGGGCGGCGCGGCCGTGTGGTGGTGCGCGGGCGATGGCGGACACCTGCTCGCGCCGGTCGGCGAACTCTCACGTGTACTCGGCCGCCGTCGCGGTGAGTAGGGTCGGCGCAGGACACGGACGTTCTGGCCACGCGGCCACGGCCCCGCCTCCGTCTCCGCCTCCACCTCAGCGATCCGTGGCAGGTGGGTCGATGGTGTCCGGGTCCGCCCGCCACCACGGCGCCGATGTGACGTCCTCGACGATCTGCGGTCGGCCTCACCTGCGGTGGCCTCCCACAGTAACTGTTGGGTGATCGTCGCCTCGATGTCCGCGGCACGTGTGCCATGATCCGGCGTGAAACCGGCAAGGGAGCCGTCGAGTCGGTGCACGTCGGCTCCTCTCGGCCGGTGGACGTGGCAAAGGTCGATCCGCGCCGCATCCTGGTGATGGGCTACTCACGTGGCAGCGAGGCGGCTCTGCTTCTCGCCGACGACTACCCCGGCCTCGTCCACGGCGCGGTCGTCTACTCGCCGTCAGCCCAGGTCAACGGCGGGATCCCGCTCTACTCCACCGCGGCCTGGACCAAGGACGGGGAGCCCGTCGCCGACGGACTCATCCCGCTCAACCATGTCAGCGGCCCCGTCATGGCCATCGCCGGAAGCGACGACCACCTGTGGACTTCGACTCTTTGGGCGCAGCAGATCGTCGAGGAACTCGACGCCTGCGGCAACCGGTATCCGCACCACGCACTGATCTATCCTCACGCCGGGCACGGTGTCGGAACCTTTCCGTACCTCGCAGCCGGAACCCGTTACCCTCTGACGGGCCGGGAGATCGACCTCGGTGGCACCCGGGCGGGCAACGCAGCCGCTCAAGAGGCGGGCTGGCACAGAGTCCTGGCGCTTCTTGCCTCTCTCGGCCCCTGAAGAGGTGAACAGTTCGCCGGCAGAAGGCACGGCGGAACTCGCTCCGCGGAACCGCGCCGCCATGCCGCCACCGCGTCGCCGCCACGCCGGGCTCCATGGCGGCGCGAGGCCGGGTCTCCGATCCCCGGGCCGAGGCACTTGCGGAGACAAGTTATATTCAGCCATCGCGCGGTGCTGGGACGGCACTTCAACAATCTCTTCCGGGGGCGGGGCATGAGGTGGCAGGGACTGTTTCGCCGTCGGGCGGAACCCCTTCATCCGCCTGTACGTGGTAAATGCGGCGCGGGCCGGCACGTGTTGCGCAGCGAGCGGCTGCTGCTCTATACGCCGCTCATCGCCCTGGACGTACTGGGGCCCGCGGCAGGTTGTTCCGACGGCGATGCGCAGCGCTGGCTGGGGTTCAGGGACGACCAACTGGTGCAGCACGAAGACACGCGAGAGTGCTTTTTGTACATGCGTGCGGACGACGACCTGTCCGGGTTCGCGCCTCGCGATCGCTTCAAAATGATGAGGAAGATCGAGCAGCACTCCGAACGTTTCGTCGAGCTGACCGCCGTGCACGTGGACGACGGCAGATATGCGGGCGCGACCAGCGTGGACCTGCACACCGGCGAGATCGGTGGCTGGCTGGCTCCCGGCTTCCG
It encodes:
- a CDS encoding acyl-CoA thioester hydrolase/BAAT C-terminal domain-containing protein yields the protein MIRRETGKGAVESVHVGSSRPVDVAKVDPRRILVMGYSRGSEAALLLADDYPGLVHGAVVYSPSAQVNGGIPLYSTAAWTKDGEPVADGLIPLNHVSGPVMAIAGSDDHLWTSTLWAQQIVEELDACGNRYPHHALIYPHAGHGVGTFPYLAAGTRYPLTGREIDLGGTRAGNAAAQEAGWHRVLALLASLGP
- a CDS encoding GNAT family N-acetyltransferase, which gives rise to MLRSERLLLYTPLIALDVLGPAAGCSDGDAQRWLGFRDDQLVQHEDTRECFLYMRADDDLSGFAPRDRFKMMRKIEQHSERFVELTAVHVDDGRYAGATSVDLHTGEIGGWLAPGFRRQGLGVELFRAAVQLGHRHLGLEVVRAGAEPTNTACRGALTAAGFASASGQTRFTLGDGREVDACWYRHRQEATSRCRS